One genomic region from Streptomyces venezuelae encodes:
- a CDS encoding ABC transporter ATP-binding protein — MTDTTVATKNKPPASLPETPPTDPFDRDDLPAPQGATGGLLRSLLATHKLRVTAAALVLLLKEAAVQAGPLLVAYAIDRGVPAFRAGDHGPVVAVALGYLLCAALSGLLQYAFVRVAARVNQDVLLDLRGRIFRHAQVLSVDFHERYTSGRLISRSTTDVESLRELLSEGLQELIGVVLSFVSIAVILLWLDLGIGAVAVASFVPLYLLVRLYRRRAGAVYAERSTAIAGVIVKFAETMNGIRPVRAFRREQQNDAEFAVLNHRHERSNGDALLEMARYVVGSRLVANTAVAGMVLWGAYRVAGGTLELGVLAATVLYMRRLYDPIDRLGMFLNSYESAAASLTKIAGLLAQEPGVPETTAPKELPDREGNPGREVVFEKVRFAYRTGGEVLPAFDLRIPAGQTVAVVGATGAGKSTLAKLLARFYDPTDGRVLLDGVDLRDLTTPALRRGVVMVTQEAFLFSGTVAENIAIGRPDATREEIEEAAKAIGAHDFITTLPDGYDTDVRKRGGRISAGQRQLVAFARALLADPAVLILDEATSSLDVPGERAVQRAMDTVLAGRTAVVIAHRLSTVEVADRVLVMESGRIVEDGTPGTLVSGEGHYAGLHKAWRDSLVG; from the coding sequence ATGACGGACACGACCGTCGCGACGAAGAACAAACCCCCGGCGTCGCTCCCCGAGACACCGCCCACGGACCCCTTCGACCGCGACGACCTGCCGGCGCCCCAGGGCGCGACGGGCGGGCTGCTGCGTTCCCTCCTCGCCACCCACAAGCTGCGGGTCACGGCCGCCGCGCTCGTCCTCCTCCTCAAGGAGGCGGCGGTCCAGGCGGGCCCGCTGCTCGTCGCGTACGCCATCGACCGGGGCGTCCCGGCCTTCCGCGCGGGCGACCACGGCCCGGTGGTGGCGGTCGCGCTCGGCTACCTCCTGTGCGCCGCGCTCTCGGGACTCCTGCAGTACGCCTTCGTACGCGTGGCGGCCCGCGTCAACCAGGACGTCCTCCTGGACCTCCGGGGCCGGATCTTCCGCCACGCCCAGGTCCTGAGCGTGGACTTCCACGAGCGCTACACCTCGGGCCGGCTGATCTCCCGCTCCACGACGGACGTCGAGTCGCTGCGCGAGCTGCTCTCGGAGGGGCTCCAGGAACTGATCGGGGTGGTCCTGTCCTTCGTCTCCATCGCCGTGATCCTCCTCTGGCTGGACCTGGGCATCGGAGCGGTGGCCGTGGCGTCCTTCGTCCCGCTGTACCTCCTGGTACGGCTCTACCGCCGCCGCGCGGGCGCGGTCTACGCGGAGCGGTCCACGGCGATCGCGGGCGTGATCGTGAAGTTCGCGGAGACGATGAACGGAATCCGCCCGGTCAGAGCCTTCCGCCGCGAGCAGCAGAACGACGCCGAGTTCGCGGTGCTGAACCACCGCCACGAGCGCAGCAACGGCGACGCGCTCCTGGAGATGGCCCGCTACGTGGTCGGTTCGCGGCTCGTGGCGAACACGGCGGTGGCCGGGATGGTCCTGTGGGGCGCGTACCGGGTCGCGGGCGGCACCCTGGAGCTGGGTGTCCTGGCGGCGACGGTGCTGTACATGCGGCGCCTGTACGACCCGATCGACCGCCTGGGCATGTTCCTCAACTCGTACGAGTCGGCGGCGGCCAGCCTCACCAAGATCGCGGGCCTCCTGGCGCAGGAGCCGGGAGTCCCGGAGACGACCGCCCCGAAGGAACTGCCGGACCGCGAGGGCAACCCCGGCCGCGAGGTGGTCTTCGAGAAGGTCCGCTTCGCCTACCGGACGGGCGGCGAGGTCCTGCCCGCGTTCGACCTGAGGATCCCGGCGGGCCAGACGGTGGCGGTGGTGGGCGCGACGGGCGCCGGCAAGTCGACACTCGCCAAGCTCCTGGCCCGCTTCTACGACCCGACGGACGGCCGGGTCCTCCTCGACGGCGTCGACCTCAGGGACCTGACCACACCCGCCCTCCGCCGCGGGGTCGTCATGGTGACCCAGGAGGCGTTCCTCTTCTCCGGAACGGTGGCGGAGAACATCGCGATCGGCCGCCCGGACGCGACCCGCGAGGAGATCGAGGAAGCGGCCAAGGCCATCGGCGCACACGACTTCATCACCACCCTCCCGGACGGCTACGACACGGACGTACGCAAGCGCGGCGGCCGGATCTCGGCCGGCCAGCGCCAGCTGGTGGCGTTCGCGAGGGCACTTCTCGCGGACCCGGCGGTCCTCATCCTGGACGAGGCGACGAGCTCGCTGGACGTGCCGGGCGAGCGGGCGGTGCAGCGGGCGATGGACACGGTCCTGGCGGGCCGCACGGCGGTGGTCATCGCCCACCGCCTGTCGACGGTGGAGGTGGCGGACCGGGTCCTCGTCATGGAGTCGGGCAGGATCGTCGAGGACGGCACGCCCGGGACCCTCGTGTCGGGTGAAGGCCACTACGCGGGCCTGCACAAGGCATGGCGGGACAGCCTGGTGGGATGA
- a CDS encoding MFS transporter, whose amino-acid sequence MTLTAHPGHPAPPVRAGRREWAALGVLMLPLLLVSMDVSVLYFAIPSVSADLAPGATEQLWILDTYGFVLAGLLVTMGALGDRVGRRRLLLGGAALFGAASVAAAYAHTPGALIAARGLLGVAGACLMPATLALIRNLFQEPAQRAKAVTAWTSVMASGISLGPVVSGALVEHFWWGSVFLINLPAMALLLVLGPLLLPESKGAAAGRGPFDLVSAGLSLAALLPLVHGIKELAKDGWAPVPALAVSGGLLLCLVFVRRQARLTHPMVDLALIRTRAYGGSVLVNLLAMVATVGFAVFLTQYLQSVLGQSPFEAALWSLVPALGVLTAAPVAAVLARRVDRAYVMGGGFLVSAGGFAWLAAIDRTTPFWAVLVASAVYAAGLVSAMTLANELALGAAPPERAGSAAAVLESGQELGGALGMAILGSIGAAVYTAAMPLSAPAAARETLGGALEGPADVLDAARAAFVEAMGGAALGAAVLMALAAVVSVVLLRGRS is encoded by the coding sequence ATGACACTCACCGCACACCCCGGACACCCGGCACCGCCCGTCCGCGCCGGGCGGCGCGAATGGGCCGCGCTCGGCGTCCTCATGCTGCCGCTGCTCCTCGTCTCCATGGACGTCTCCGTCCTCTACTTCGCCATCCCGTCCGTCAGCGCCGACCTGGCCCCCGGAGCCACCGAACAGCTCTGGATCCTCGACACCTACGGCTTCGTCCTCGCCGGTCTCCTCGTCACCATGGGCGCCCTCGGCGACCGCGTCGGACGCCGCCGGCTCCTCCTCGGCGGCGCCGCCCTCTTCGGCGCCGCCTCGGTGGCCGCCGCCTACGCCCACACTCCCGGCGCCCTGATCGCCGCCCGCGGCCTCCTCGGTGTCGCCGGGGCCTGCCTCATGCCCGCGACCCTCGCCCTCATCCGCAACCTCTTCCAGGAGCCCGCCCAGCGCGCCAAGGCCGTCACCGCGTGGACCTCCGTCATGGCGAGCGGCATCTCCCTCGGGCCCGTCGTCAGCGGCGCGCTCGTCGAGCACTTCTGGTGGGGGTCCGTCTTCCTGATCAACCTCCCCGCGATGGCGCTCCTCCTCGTCCTCGGGCCCCTGCTGCTGCCCGAGTCCAAGGGGGCGGCCGCCGGTCGTGGGCCGTTCGACCTGGTGAGTGCGGGGCTTTCCCTGGCCGCCCTGCTGCCGCTCGTCCACGGCATCAAGGAGCTCGCCAAGGACGGGTGGGCGCCCGTGCCCGCTCTGGCCGTGAGCGGTGGGCTGTTGCTCTGCCTGGTGTTCGTCCGGCGTCAGGCCCGGCTCACCCACCCCATGGTCGACCTCGCGCTGATCCGCACCCGGGCCTACGGCGGCTCCGTCCTCGTCAACCTGCTCGCCATGGTCGCGACCGTCGGCTTCGCCGTCTTCCTCACCCAGTACCTGCAGTCCGTCCTCGGCCAGAGCCCCTTCGAAGCGGCCCTGTGGAGCCTCGTCCCCGCCCTCGGAGTCCTCACCGCCGCCCCGGTGGCCGCGGTGCTCGCCCGGCGGGTCGACCGGGCGTACGTCATGGGCGGCGGCTTCCTCGTCTCCGCCGGAGGCTTCGCCTGGCTCGCCGCGATCGACCGCACCACGCCCTTCTGGGCGGTCCTCGTGGCCAGTGCCGTCTACGCCGCCGGGCTCGTCTCCGCCATGACCCTCGCCAACGAACTCGCCCTCGGCGCCGCCCCGCCAGAGCGTGCGGGGTCGGCCGCCGCCGTCCTCGAATCGGGGCAGGAGCTGGGCGGGGCGCTCGGCATGGCGATCCTCGGGTCGATCGGGGCGGCCGTCTACACCGCGGCCATGCCCCTGTCGGCTCCGGCCGCCGCCCGGGAGACGTTGGGGGGTGCGCTGGAGGGACCCGCGGATGTTCTTGACGCCGCCCGTGCTGCCTTCGTCGAGGCCATGGGGGGTGCCGCCTTGGGGGCTGCCGTGTTGATGGCTCTTGCTGCCGTGGTGTCCGTGGTGTTGCTGCGGGGGCGCTCCTGA
- a CDS encoding TetR/AcrR family transcriptional regulator C-terminal domain-containing protein, protein MTTEPPYLAIAAELRRRVRAGELSPGDRVPSTRAITREWGVAMATATKALAVLRQEGLVRPEPGVGTVVVARTGPGAGSGSGSGAGPEPEPLSRERLVAAALELADAEGLNALTMRRVATVMGVSTMALYRHVPGKAELVRLMADAACGEVPLGPVPPEWRVGLERGARWLRGVYARHRWMAHAMASFTRPVATPNAMAYTEWVLRSLRGTPLTHTEKLHAHLLIFAYVQGLSMADDLEEQARQDTGISDGEWMEQNEPRFDAIQAGGSYPELNSVTSDGGFGLDLDALFEFGLQRTLDGIASMIDETSG, encoded by the coding sequence GTGACGACCGAGCCGCCCTACCTCGCCATCGCCGCCGAGCTCCGCCGCCGCGTCCGGGCCGGCGAGCTGTCCCCGGGCGACCGGGTGCCGTCCACGCGGGCCATCACGCGCGAGTGGGGCGTGGCGATGGCGACCGCGACGAAGGCGCTCGCGGTGCTGCGCCAGGAGGGCCTGGTCCGGCCGGAGCCTGGGGTGGGCACGGTCGTCGTCGCACGGACGGGACCGGGCGCGGGATCAGGCTCGGGATCAGGCGCGGGCCCGGAGCCGGAGCCGCTCTCGCGGGAGCGACTGGTGGCGGCGGCGCTCGAACTGGCCGACGCCGAGGGGCTGAACGCGCTGACGATGCGGCGGGTGGCGACGGTCATGGGCGTCTCGACGATGGCGCTCTACCGCCACGTGCCGGGCAAGGCGGAGCTGGTGCGGCTGATGGCGGACGCGGCGTGCGGCGAGGTGCCTCTGGGGCCGGTGCCGCCGGAGTGGCGGGTGGGTCTGGAGCGGGGGGCGCGGTGGCTGCGCGGGGTGTACGCGCGGCACCGGTGGATGGCGCACGCGATGGCCTCGTTCACGCGGCCGGTCGCGACGCCGAACGCGATGGCGTACACGGAGTGGGTGTTGCGGTCGCTGCGGGGCACTCCGCTGACGCACACGGAGAAGCTCCACGCGCATCTGCTGATCTTCGCCTATGTGCAGGGGCTGTCGATGGCGGACGATCTGGAGGAGCAGGCGCGCCAGGACACGGGGATCTCCGACGGCGAGTGGATGGAACAGAATGAGCCACGCTTCGACGCGATCCAGGCGGGCGGTTCCTACCCCGAGCTGAACTCGGTCACCAGCGACGGAGGGTTCGGTCTCGACCTCGACGCGCTCTTCGAATTCGGGCTTCAGCGAACGCTGGACGGCATCGCGTCCATGATCGACGAAACGTCCGGTTAA